tcttccaaatggacaatgaccccaagcactcttccaaagttgtggcaaaatggcttaaggacaaaagtcaaggttttggagtggccatcacaaatccctgacctcaatcctacagaaaatatgtgggcagaactgaaaaagcatgtgcgagcaaggaggcctactaacctgactcagttacaccagctctgtcaggaggaatgggccaaaattcacccaacttattgtgggaagcttgtggaaggctacccaaaacaattgaaccaagttaaactattattaaaaggcaatgctattAAAAGGCAACTACTATTtaaaagacaatgctaccaaatactcattAAGTgcatgtcaacttctgacccactgaaataaatcaatccttctcactactattattctggcatttcacattcttaaaataaagtggtgatcctaactgacctaagacagtgaatttttactaggattaaaagtcggtaattgtgaaaaacggagttcaaatgtatttggctaaggtgtatgtaaacttatgacttcaactgtacatacatagagaaaggagaaatgggggagatagagggggaaagaaccagagagagagagagaaggtgggtgagaaagagcaagagaggacCAGAAATAGAGATAGATCTCACAATTTTGGTTTCAGAGTGTGTGGTACACCCGAAGGGGTAGACCAAGTGGGACAGAGAGCCTATAGATCGATAGGATAATTTGCATAACTGAGTGTAATTAAATTggcatgtgtgtgttttcatatGTTTGTCATGCGTCTTAATTATCACACGGGCACCACACGCGCATTAAAAAGCCTAGTTTGAGTGGAATATCACCCGTCAGACACAGAGAGCTGCAGTGCCCGGTTGGataaaacattgaaataaatatTCCCCTCATCTTTTCCATTGCAGTTTCCTTAACTTGAAGTCAGTCGCAAACAACTTTTTAAGGCGAATTTCCCCTTTAAATGAAGTGATAAGTGTTTCCCTTAGGGGTTTACTTACCTTAAGGAATACTTTTCCCTTACCTAAGGGAATTGTTTAAGGGCGTTGCATAGAGCCTCACAAATATTTCCTTAGGCAAGGGCAAACAACAAAGCTTAATCCCCATCAggatacatttttattttggggTGTATTTACCCTTTTATTCAAGTGTGCACCTAGCAAGAGGATGTTGTTTAGCGGTGTTTTTGTAGGGCACTTTGCAACTCCCTTATTTGTTTTTGGTTTGCAAAACAAATATCTGCTggattgatgaaaataatcaagACATGATTCTGTCAGGTAAGCATAGGCTAATTTTTAGTTAGCATTTCATTGAGAAGGCTTTTGAGAAACATTTCCATCTACACACAGACATTCCCATTGCCTCTTCAGAAAGTTGCAGgaaatacgaatcactgatgcattctgTTTATGTCTTATGATAAACTTGGGCAAATTAATAAttgttcaatacatttagttgattccctactaaaaAGGTAAATAGATTTTAGAATATTGTTGAAATCCGTTTTAATACCTGGATTACGTGAGGGACCTAATTATGATATTTGGACCAGAATGAGGCTAACTACACTACCTATTGTTCCTGTAGTGATGATTCACCATCTTCATCTTTTCATAAATGATCTGCAGATAAATCGCCAAAAAGTAGCCTATGCAAATTAGGGAGTCAAATGAACGGCTCTCTCATCGATGCGATTCGGTAGGCTGACGAGACGAGTCACTCACTTTACCGTCACTGTCTGGCAAGCCCCAAAATCCTAGGAAAGGAAGCCTAGGAAATATGAATGAAAACAATAATAGGATTTTGACTCATCGTTACCACTTACATTACATGGGAGGTGCAAATTCATGAGCatcatgctctctccctcctccgtgCAAAGAAATTTGACTGCAACCAACCATAGCGCACACAAATTATACCGGGGAGGCGGGACAGACAGCAGACTGCAGGTGCCTATCCTATCAATAGATCACTAGAAGATGCATATCGTTCATTCTAGCGAGAGAGGGCTTGACGGACAAGCAAAATGAAAGTAGCCTACTTAATTTGAAGTGGAAAATTTGTCTGTAGCCGCAGCCGGCGCTAATGGAAAACCCTGCTTGCTATTGTTTcaatagtttaaaaaaatgtctGTTTGTATGAACGCATAGTATTTTCTGTTGGTCACATCATTTTTAATGTTTGGAACAAATTGTAAGCGTTTGTTAAGCGGTTAATGAGGGTCAGTTAGATGGCAGAAAAATTGACAGGAATGTGCATCCCTaatagagaaagatagaaagacacagagagacagagacacacagagagacagatgcatCTGTTCCTAACCATTTTGGCCTCAGAGTGTGTGGTGTACCCCGAGGGGGAGTTGGAGCCGCTGCTGCCACCTCCCAGAGGAGGACCAGGGATGCCGGGAATGTTGGGCACCATGTGCATGGGCCGGGCCAGCTAGAGacaggatgcacacacacacattttaacaACCAAGGTTGGGGCTCATACAGTGTATCAAAGTGCTTCATGTATTCTCTATGTGAATTAATACTCATTATAGACAACTAGTGCAAGCGTACAATTTAATTATTATATGATCAAACTAGACTCCCTGACTGATATGTTATTACTCTGTTACTAATGTAATAATAATGAGAATAAATGCCAGTCATCTGTGCAAACATTTTACATACGGGCATTCcgagaatcgaacccactataCTGGCGTTGCaagcgtcatgctctaccaactgagctacgggGGACCAGCTTCCAGGTAATGGTCAGCTTCCACTTGAATCAGAATTGGCAACAACCAATTCAACAAACCAGAGAAGGGCAGAGCGATGAAGGCAGGTTACTTACAGATATGACAGAGGCTATCTGCATGGGTCCAGGGAGGAGCCCGTTGGGAAGGTGCATCATCATGGGGTAGTGGCCTGTGGGAGAGctagaagagagaggtagagggttaCTGATGGGAAGGGAAAAAAACATTATTTGGAAATCTTCatcttgccctctgataggcTAGGTGGAATTTACACCATATAGGATACAATCCAATCCTTTCAGTTCTACAGAAATGGCCTAGGGTAACTGGATCTCCAGGCCCCACGGAGGACTAGCTTGGTTCCAGAACTGCTTATGCCATCTTCAGATCTGGAACCAAGTTTGTGGCGAGAAGACCAGTCACTCACCCCAATACGGTGCGGTTGGATGGTGGGGTGGGTGTGATGACAGAGGTGGGTGAAGGCATGGTGGGCTGCAGGGCGTCGAAGCCCAGGTGGAGGGGCAGAGAGCCTGGTCTGGGCCGCACCGGGAGGGCGCCTGGCCTCATGATTGTGGGGGTGGGGGCCGAACTCAGCGCTGGCCTCGGGGGAGTGTcctgaggagaagacaggagagatgcTCAGTTCAACACCGGGTGAGCATGAGGTCAATAATGACTTTTTCCAATGCATTCTGGATTGTTCCTTGATAGCACATAGACATAGTAAAGGAGGAGTCCTCTATCCTGTCAGTCATCCATTCGATCCCCATTAACAAACCACAGTGCCCATCCTGGTCTCTCACACCTACTTACTACGTGTTCCTCTGGCCCTCCCCTGTCCCCTACCTTTGGGTGTGACTGAAGGAACGTGACTGGCATGCCAACCCAGAACTCTAATCCTAACCAATTAGGTCATTCAACATGGGTTTGCTGGTCAGTCATGTCCCCTTAGTTTTGACCCCTACCTTTCCTCTTCTCACCATGGTGTCCCTGCTACTGTCTGACATGCTGGAAAAGGAATCTGGACTTCCTGGTGGGGAGGAGTCAACCTCAACAGGCGTCTCCTCCTTCACCTTCACGGCTTCTGCTGAAGGCGTCTGCAGGCTCatgtccagggccacctccctgtTCGGGGCagggagctggaggagagagggtgagagagggagactgtgAGACACTACAAAGCACAGGAGAGATAACCCTTCAGAAGATCCAGGACTCCAATCCCATTCCACCCCATTGCTCATGTGACTGACAGGTTCCGATCCTAGTCTTCTGCGCGCAACACTACCATTAGTCCACTGACCTAAAGCCTAGAGCTTACgcaagtcttcaggtctcagaTGGAGTAACTCGTTAGGCAAACGTGGTCCATGGAACCACCTGCGTTCTACTCACAGGGTTCTTGGCCCGCTTGTCGTCATCCTCCTGGGCCTTCCTGAACTCCTCAGCGAAGGAGCTAGCCAGCTCGTTGAACAGCCCCACCTCCTCGCAGTTCTTCAGGAAGCGAGTGGGAGTAGGGGTCTGGTCTGGAACAGGAGGAAATGAGACACAGAGAAACATCTATTTTAGAAAATCTCTCACCTTTTTTTCCATACTTACCGTGCAAAAAAACAGCCAACGGATGGATGTTTTATTCTGAAACACTTTGGCGTGGAtatttaaagctagaatccttagttgctacatacattttgacatatatttatatatacacccATTGATTATTGAATAATATAACTTAGAAACAGCTCATGAGCTTATATCAACTACCAtaacccatcagaacccaaaatataaacttGAAGGCATTCGATTATCTGGCCCGGGTTACCCCAGGGGAAGGAGTTTGCACTGGAAGAGTGACTGCATTCGTTTTGGAATCGGGCTGCCTCCCGGGCATGAggattctgtgttttcacatgcaaaagtGATTGCTTTTGATCGAATAAAAACGatctgccttcccaatgaaaacaagtctgaacatttgaacatattttATAGTCTCAAAAACCGACCCTAGGCAAGTGTCCAAGGTTTTGTTTCAATTATGGACTCTTTTGGCATAGAGGAACGACATCTCTGCCTACATCACTACTTTATCTGCTCGATTACAATATCCGCTTGAATAAAATAGTAGCTAGTAAGATGGAGATCACAGAGGTTCTTTTTTTAGGAGTGTATTTCACAAGTGGCTAGTTTGCATCAACTACCACTACAAAAGGTTATGCCTGCAAACTTGGGTTTTGAATTGCGGAGATCTGGCATGTCTGCCTCGTGATTCGTTGGGAGAGTCCCCAGAATGTGTTTTTTCCCCTTTATCGATGTAGGCAGTGGCGTAGTTCCTCTATGCCAAAAGAGACCATCAAGTGTTGCCTAGGGTCGGGTTTTCGAGACTATATATTATTTTAGGAAAATGTTGGATGTTTCTGGATGTTGCACCacgctgccttgttgacagcctGACAGTGCGGTGCAGGAGGACGCTCCTCCCTCACCACTTTTGACCCTTCACATCACGGACCATACACCGGTGCACCACGGCTCAGGATAACAGAACTCCCTCCtcgttttactccaatgtttgtaaacaatagctaaaactatcattttgatatcatggaagGTCATTTATTACATCCCTAGCTCTATGAATTTGAGAAAGGccacatttctccagcccccccccccccccaaaacaaagGCAGGGTGACCCTTTGTTATTCTTCAACTAAGAATTGTAAGCTTTAAAGATAAACAAAACAATCCAATATTCAACTAAAGGTCTTCAGGGAAATaaaacagaacaggacaggtgGTTACAGAGATGCCATTTCTGACTAAAATGTTTCGGTGATCACAACAAGTGACAAGAGTACCAAAGTAAAGAGGTGACAGTAGAATAATAAAGTTGAATAGACCAGACTCACTAGGAGAACCAGTACCTTggataatgacagagtcagtcctGGCAGGGGCAAACTTCAGACTCATctcatgtttgtgtttgtgtacagCCAGGTGGTCCTCGTTGGTAAACCTCTGAagaaaggtgggggggggggagagttTATGAAGATGAttaaacgcacgcacacacatacacaaccagaGGTCTCCTCGGATCCCGAAATGAGATCCGAACCGGATCCACAAAATTCCCACCCGACCGACAGGATCCAGTCATTTTCTTAGAAAATCCAATTCAGATCCGAGGTGGACCAGATGttgagagagaatctcatccaaATTGGATCGGGTCTGCATTCAATCCAAATTGattcaaaacatttatttttcatttaGCTTTTACATGCGGAGACCAGCAAATAATTCACTTTAGTCTGTAATCTTCTGTATTCGTATACTGTTCAACATTAAAATCTAGTCTATTTAACTGTTTTGATAATAATTGATTTAGACTAAAAAAAGCTAGGCTATAGCCGGTTTGACCAGCAAgcttcaaataaaaaataaacgttAAATAGTCTATGGAAGGATGGAGTCTGCTGCATTTATTCGCAACAATTGGGATTTCAAGCGAACATGTAGGCCTACCATCCGGAGagttaataaaaaaaatgaaGAGAGAAGTCCTGATACTTCTTATACCATGCCTTACACAATGAATCAAATCGGGAGCCTTTCAACATAAGGCGACAATATTTTCTACAATATCAGTCTACTGTACAAACACAACATGAGCAGATTAATAAACAACATTATTGACCAAGTTAAAGACGATCTGAAAGAATGTGTCGGTAACTCTGCATTAAATTATATAACTGATTTATTTTGAACGAAAGCCACGAAACTAGCGTATGCGTGAGTCCCTGCTTTATGCCTACAAATAGCCTATCACTTGAGTCATTCAACGCTACTTACGATTTTTTTTATTAAGATAGCCTACTAAATAGGCCAAGCCTaaacaaataaattaaataaactaGTAAATTGACTAAATAAAACTAAAATTCAATAGCTAAGGTCTGTAAAATATGGGCAACCTTTCTCCCCTCTTTATATACAATGTGCATAAATGAGGCCCATACAGACGATTTGGCTGtcggtttttccacccctggccTGTAGGCTACTCTCTTTCATTCCGTTTCTGCTTCACGTCAGCAAAGAACGACTCCATGTCTCAGAAACTCACTTTATATAACCTATGGGCTATCCCCGATTTCCGCTGCATCGTCGTCCTCTCCTACAAGTATATAATCTGAGGGTTAACTACAAAATGTTTTAATCTGACCTGGTCGGATCCCGGGTAAATCGGGTTGGGGGTAGATCcgtgaaaaaaacaaacaaagagacagacagaaggagagacggagagagagaggtgataatCTATTAGGCCTGATGCTCAGTCGGTTAGGTGCAAGAAAGCACCTCAATATCAGATGTCAAGTCACAGAATCATATACATTTGACTTGCTATCTTTTGGAACACATTCATACTGTATCACTTTGGGTTGTGCCACAAAGAATATCTGTGACGTACAATACACTCTGGTTTTTGTACCGCAGCCCTTTCAAACTAGACAACATGTCTTGGAAGAGCCATGGCTGACTATCGCTATATGCCACAAAATGCTGCTGACACTGAAAACACATCGACTCAACAGTTTTCTCAGCAGGGAAGTGGAATGCTAGGCCTGCGTGTTGGCTTACTGTacataatttgttcttaactgacttgcctagtcaaataaaaaaGGCAAAATAATTGATCTAGCATCTGCTGTGCACTTGTTCTACTACTGcatttgtaaaaaatattgtCCACTAAACATGTAGCCTAGAGCACAAGTACGTGTTCATTCAAGGTATGCGTTCTTCTCTAGTGCTACAATAGTCTTCCTCTTGTCAGTCTTTCTGTATTTGTTCTCTTCCCTTTTGGAGTTGCTTTGGTTTAGTTTACAGAActaggttgtgttcattaggcaccaaacggaaggaAACGCGCTGAAACCGGGATGGACTACGGTGTCACTATGTATAATAAGAAAAACAATTCAGTTTGCTGTTACAAAACTTTTTGATACATTTTACCCTGATGAATGCGACCGTGGAGGTGAATCAGGAGGGGATGCAGTAGGTGGACTTTTAATCATCATGGCTTTAGCATTTAGGCCCAAACGTTACCCTATTTCCTATTTAATGCACGGCCCAAAGGCTCTGGCCGAAAGTGgagcactacataggggatagggtgctacTTGTGACGCAGAATTTAGTTTCTCCTCCGTCGTCTTCTGAAATTAAGGCTATTTCTGGCTGCGTGAGTGTCACGGTAACAAGTTCaggtgtgagagaggggggagagagggagacaaagagagagagcgccaaGTG
Above is a genomic segment from Oncorhynchus gorbuscha isolate QuinsamMale2020 ecotype Even-year linkage group LG10, OgorEven_v1.0, whole genome shotgun sequence containing:
- the atf7a gene encoding cyclic AMP-dependent transcription factor ATF-7a isoform X2, coding for MGDDRPFVCNAPGCGQRFTNEDHLAVHKHKHEMSLKFAPARTDSVIIQDQTPTPTRFLKNCEEVGLFNELASSFAEEFRKAQEDDDKRAKNPLPAPNREVALDMSLQTPSAEAVKVKEETPVEVDSSPPGSPDSFSSMSDSSRDTMVRRGKDTPPRPALSSAPTPTIMRPGALPVRPRPGSLPLHLGFDALQPTMPSPTSVITPTPPSNRTVLGSPTGHYPMMMHLPNGLLPGPMQIASVISLARPMHMVPNIPGIPGPPLGGGSSGSNSPSGYTTHSEAKMRLKAALAQQSSGGHGMGGMAGSPMHPQRMEQSQLLVQHPDAPSPAQPQVSPAQPTGGRRRRAAEDDPDDRRQRFLERNRAAASRCRQKRKVWVNSLEKKAEELVSMNVSLANEVSLLRNEVAHLKQLLLAHKDCPVTTLQKKIAYMGEDSPMRDMSESTGSPAPVIQHSSLPSPSPSSGPNGVGARAAAEAMAMSVLAGMGQHQQRRGERDGGRDERDGGRDGRDGPSSHVIMATQSHHSAR
- the atf7a gene encoding cyclic AMP-dependent transcription factor ATF-7a isoform X1, translating into MGDDRPFVCNAPGCGQRFTNEDHLAVHKHKHEMSLKFAPARTDSVIIQGTGSPNQTPTPTRFLKNCEEVGLFNELASSFAEEFRKAQEDDDKRAKNPLPAPNREVALDMSLQTPSAEAVKVKEETPVEVDSSPPGSPDSFSSMSDSSRDTMVRRGKDTPPRPALSSAPTPTIMRPGALPVRPRPGSLPLHLGFDALQPTMPSPTSVITPTPPSNRTVLGSPTGHYPMMMHLPNGLLPGPMQIASVISLARPMHMVPNIPGIPGPPLGGGSSGSNSPSGYTTHSEAKMRLKAALAQQSSGGHGMGGMAGSPMHPQRMEQSQLLVQHPDAPSPAQPQVSPAQPTGGRRRRAAEDDPDDRRQRFLERNRAAASRCRQKRKVWVNSLEKKAEELVSMNVSLANEVSLLRNEVAHLKQLLLAHKDCPVTTLQKKIAYMGEDSPMRDMSESTGSPAPVIQHSSLPSPSPSSGPNGVGARAAAEAMAMSVLAGMGQHQQRRGERDGGRDERDGGRDGRDGPSSHVIMATQSHHSAR
- the atf7a gene encoding cyclic AMP-dependent transcription factor ATF-7a isoform X4, with amino-acid sequence MGDDRPFVCNAPGCGQRFTNEDHLAVHKHKHEMSLKFAPARTDSVIIQDQTPTPTRFLKNCEEVGLFNELASSFAEEFRKAQEDDDKRAKNPLPAPNREVALDMSLQTPSAEAVKVKEETPVEVDSSPPGSPDSFSSMSDSSRDTMDTPPRPALSSAPTPTIMRPGALPVRPRPGSLPLHLGFDALQPTMPSPTSVITPTPPSNRTVLGSPTGHYPMMMHLPNGLLPGPMQIASVISLARPMHMVPNIPGIPGPPLGGGSSGSNSPSGYTTHSEAKMRLKAALAQQSSGGHGMGGMAGSPMHPQRMEQSQLLVQHPDAPSPAQPQVSPAQPTGGRRRRAAEDDPDDRRQRFLERNRAAASRCRQKRKVWVNSLEKKAEELVSMNVSLANEVSLLRNEVAHLKQLLLAHKDCPVTTLQKKIAYMGEDSPMRDMSESTGSPAPVIQHSSLPSPSPSSGPNGVGARAAAEAMAMSVLAGMGQHQQRRGERDGGRDERDGGRDGRDGPSSHVIMATQSHHSAR
- the atf7a gene encoding cyclic AMP-dependent transcription factor ATF-7a isoform X3: MGDDRPFVCNAPGCGQRFTNEDHLAVHKHKHEMSLKFAPARTDSVIIQGTGSPNQTPTPTRFLKNCEEVGLFNELASSFAEEFRKAQEDDDKRAKNPLPAPNREVALDMSLQTPSAEAVKVKEETPVEVDSSPPGSPDSFSSMSDSSRDTMDTPPRPALSSAPTPTIMRPGALPVRPRPGSLPLHLGFDALQPTMPSPTSVITPTPPSNRTVLGSPTGHYPMMMHLPNGLLPGPMQIASVISLARPMHMVPNIPGIPGPPLGGGSSGSNSPSGYTTHSEAKMRLKAALAQQSSGGHGMGGMAGSPMHPQRMEQSQLLVQHPDAPSPAQPQVSPAQPTGGRRRRAAEDDPDDRRQRFLERNRAAASRCRQKRKVWVNSLEKKAEELVSMNVSLANEVSLLRNEVAHLKQLLLAHKDCPVTTLQKKIAYMGEDSPMRDMSESTGSPAPVIQHSSLPSPSPSSGPNGVGARAAAEAMAMSVLAGMGQHQQRRGERDGGRDERDGGRDGRDGPSSHVIMATQSHHSAR